Proteins encoded together in one Thermomonospora curvata DSM 43183 window:
- a CDS encoding MBL fold metallo-hydrolase, with protein MNIRHLVTSGQFTLDGGTWDVDNNVWLVGDDREVIVIDAAHDAEAIAAAVGDRELTAIVCTHAHNDHINAAAPLADRTGAPIWLHPADRVLWRMVYPDRDPDGDLADGQELTVAGTVLRVLHTPGHAPGAVCLHAPELTTVFTGDTLFRGGPGATGRSYSDFAAIIASIRERLLTLPAETVVRTGHGETTTIGDEAPHLEEWIARGY; from the coding sequence GTGAACATCCGGCATCTGGTCACCTCAGGGCAGTTCACCCTGGACGGCGGGACCTGGGACGTCGACAACAACGTCTGGCTGGTCGGCGACGACCGCGAGGTCATCGTGATCGACGCCGCCCACGACGCCGAGGCGATCGCGGCGGCGGTGGGCGACCGGGAGCTGACGGCCATCGTGTGCACCCACGCCCACAACGACCACATCAACGCCGCGGCGCCCCTGGCCGACCGCACCGGCGCCCCCATCTGGCTGCACCCGGCCGACCGGGTGCTGTGGCGGATGGTCTACCCCGATCGCGACCCCGACGGGGACCTGGCGGACGGCCAGGAGCTCACCGTGGCCGGGACCGTTCTGCGGGTGCTGCACACCCCGGGCCACGCCCCCGGGGCGGTCTGCCTGCACGCCCCGGAGCTGACCACGGTGTTCACCGGGGACACCCTCTTTCGCGGCGGCCCGGGCGCCACCGGCCGGTCTTATTCCGACTTCGCCGCCATCATCGCCTCCATCCGGGAGCGGCTGCTCACCCTGCCCGCCGAGACGGTCGTCCGCACCGGGCACGGCGAGACCACCACCATCGGGGACGAGGCGCCCCACCTGGAGGAGTGGATCGCCCGCGGCTACTGA
- a CDS encoding carboxylate-amine ligase, with product MAAVAAGSGVTLGVEEEFLLVDPVTGATVPRAARVLARAGRHPLSSGTRFHPELASTQVEAATGVCTTLRSLRHQLREGRGRLAAAAAAEGARLVSTGTPVRPGPDPPPGPGERFARIRRMYAGVVAGYQCCGCHVHVGVADRETAVAVVNHLRPWLPTLLALSVNSPFDRGRDSGHASWRIVEQSRFPGAGVPPWSADAAEFDRRVQCLVDGGVLADPAMTFWLARPSPHLPTVEVRVADAAGTVDEAVLQAALTRALVRRALWDLAAGRQAPRVDDQVCAAAVWSAARYGLDGPGVHPLEGTAVPAMRLVKELMGRVRPALEESGDLAAVEAALARLRVVGTGAVRQRRAAAVNGTAGAAAMLIRQTARPAWRAPERVGTARP from the coding sequence GTGGCAGCGGTCGCGGCGGGATCCGGGGTGACGCTGGGGGTGGAGGAGGAGTTCCTCCTGGTCGACCCGGTCACCGGGGCGACGGTGCCGCGGGCCGCGCGGGTGCTGGCACGGGCCGGGCGGCATCCGCTTTCGTCCGGGACGCGTTTTCACCCCGAGCTGGCGAGCACCCAGGTCGAGGCCGCCACGGGGGTGTGCACCACGCTGCGCTCCCTGCGGCACCAGTTGCGCGAGGGCAGGGGCCGGCTGGCGGCGGCCGCCGCGGCGGAGGGCGCCCGCCTGGTGTCGACGGGCACGCCGGTGCGGCCCGGCCCCGATCCCCCGCCCGGCCCCGGTGAACGCTTCGCCCGGATCCGGCGGATGTACGCCGGGGTCGTGGCCGGGTACCAGTGCTGCGGCTGCCATGTGCACGTGGGCGTGGCGGACCGGGAGACGGCCGTGGCCGTGGTCAATCACCTGCGGCCCTGGCTGCCGACCCTGCTGGCGCTGTCGGTCAACTCCCCCTTCGACCGGGGACGCGACAGCGGCCACGCCTCCTGGCGCATCGTGGAGCAGTCCCGTTTCCCGGGGGCGGGAGTGCCGCCGTGGTCCGCCGACGCGGCCGAGTTCGACCGGCGGGTGCAGTGCCTGGTGGACGGCGGGGTGCTGGCCGACCCGGCGATGACGTTCTGGCTGGCCCGTCCCTCCCCGCACCTGCCGACGGTGGAGGTGCGGGTGGCGGACGCGGCCGGCACCGTGGACGAAGCGGTGCTGCAGGCGGCGCTGACCCGCGCCCTGGTGCGCCGGGCGCTGTGGGACCTGGCCGCCGGGCGGCAGGCGCCGCGCGTCGACGACCAGGTGTGCGCGGCGGCGGTGTGGTCGGCGGCCCGGTACGGGCTGGACGGGCCGGGCGTCCACCCGCTGGAGGGGACCGCGGTGCCGGCGATGCGTCTGGTGAAGGAGCTGATGGGACGGGTGCGGCCGGCGCTGGAGGAGTCCGGTGACCTGGCGGCGGTGGAGGCGGCGCTGGCCCGGCTGCGCGTCGTGGGGACGGGCGCGGTGCGGCAGCGCCGCGCGGCCGCGGTCAACGGGACGGCCGGGGCGGCCGCCATGCTGATCCGCCAGACCGCCCGGCCCGCATGGCGGGCGCCTGAGCGGGTAGGCACGGCCCGCCCATGA
- a CDS encoding S-(hydroxymethyl)mycothiol dehydrogenase, with the protein MAHEVRGVIARGKGEPVSVETVVVPDPGPGEALVQVRACGVCHTDLHYRDGGITDDFPFLLGHEAAGVVEAVGPDVTALAPGDFVILNWRAVCGQCRSCLRGRPWYCFDSRNAVQKMTLADGTELTPALGIGAFADKTLVAAGQCTKVDPAADPAAAGLLGCGVMAGIGAALNTGAVTRGDSVAVIGCGGVGDAAIAGARLAGAAKIIAVDIEDRKLEWAKDFGATHTVNSAKTDPVAAIRELTGGFGADVVIEAVGRPETYEQAFYARDLAGTLVLVGVPTPQMKIELPLLEVFGRGGALKSSWYGDCLPSRDFPMLIDLYLQGRLDLAAFVSETIALEEVEAAFDKMHRGEVLRSVVVL; encoded by the coding sequence ATGGCACATGAGGTTCGCGGGGTGATCGCCCGCGGCAAGGGCGAGCCCGTCTCCGTGGAGACCGTGGTGGTGCCCGACCCCGGCCCCGGCGAGGCGCTGGTGCAGGTCCGCGCGTGCGGGGTGTGCCACACCGACCTGCACTACCGGGACGGCGGCATCACCGACGACTTCCCGTTCCTGCTCGGGCACGAGGCCGCCGGGGTCGTGGAGGCGGTGGGCCCGGACGTCACCGCCCTCGCCCCCGGAGACTTCGTGATCTTGAACTGGCGGGCGGTGTGCGGCCAGTGCCGATCCTGCCTGCGCGGCCGGCCCTGGTACTGCTTCGACAGCCGCAACGCCGTCCAGAAGATGACGCTGGCCGACGGCACCGAGCTGACCCCCGCCCTGGGCATCGGCGCCTTCGCCGACAAGACGCTGGTGGCCGCCGGGCAGTGCACCAAGGTGGACCCGGCCGCCGACCCGGCCGCGGCCGGGCTGCTGGGCTGCGGGGTGATGGCCGGGATCGGCGCGGCGCTCAACACCGGGGCGGTGACCCGCGGCGACAGCGTCGCGGTGATCGGCTGCGGCGGGGTGGGCGATGCGGCCATCGCCGGCGCCCGCCTGGCCGGCGCGGCGAAGATCATCGCGGTGGACATCGAGGACCGCAAGCTGGAGTGGGCCAAGGACTTCGGCGCCACCCACACCGTCAACTCCGCCAAGACCGACCCGGTGGCGGCGATCCGCGAGCTGACCGGCGGGTTCGGCGCGGACGTGGTGATCGAGGCGGTCGGCCGCCCGGAGACCTACGAGCAGGCCTTCTACGCCCGCGACCTGGCCGGCACGCTGGTGCTGGTGGGCGTGCCCACCCCGCAGATGAAGATCGAGCTGCCGCTGCTGGAGGTCTTCGGCCGGGGCGGGGCGCTCAAGTCCTCCTGGTACGGCGACTGCCTGCCCTCGCGGGACTTCCCCATGCTCATCGACCTGTACCTGCAGGGCCGGCTGGACCTGGCGGCGTTCGTGTCGGAGACCATCGCCCTGGAAGAGGTCGAGGCCGCCTTCGACAAGATGCACCGGGGCGAAGTGCTGCGCTCGGTGGTGGTGCTGTGA
- a CDS encoding iron-containing redox enzyme family protein → MNVARGETAMTSATMPAAGAGPSAAALPAPRGPLSETVISALGTRAPGSGALADRALPGRAAAADPLGEDLQLALHVCYELHYQGFAGVDAAWEWDPDLLRLRAAMERAFLAELRARVPGGDRVGPALEELLVEPAGAKGVSHFLRDEGERWQMREYLVHRSIYHLKEADPHAWLIPRLRGQAKASLVAVEFDEYGGGHGARMHSRLYADLMEEMGLDTGYLRYLDAVPAVTLATVTMMSLFGLHRSLRGAMAGHFAAAEITTAPSARRMAQALERLGVGARGVRFFTEHVEADAVHEQVLRHDVLGDLLRTEPDLAADVVLGVQATTLLERRLGEHLLDRWRAGRSSLLHPLPPG, encoded by the coding sequence ATGAACGTCGCCCGAGGGGAGACCGCCATGACCTCGGCCACCATGCCCGCCGCCGGTGCCGGCCCGTCGGCTGCGGCGCTGCCGGCGCCTCGCGGACCGCTGTCTGAGACGGTGATCTCGGCGTTGGGGACACGGGCGCCGGGATCGGGCGCCCTCGCCGACCGCGCCCTGCCGGGACGGGCCGCCGCGGCCGACCCGCTGGGCGAGGACCTGCAGCTGGCCCTGCACGTGTGCTACGAGCTGCACTACCAGGGCTTCGCCGGGGTGGACGCCGCCTGGGAATGGGATCCGGATCTGCTGCGGCTGCGGGCGGCCATGGAGCGGGCGTTCCTGGCGGAGCTGCGGGCCCGCGTGCCCGGCGGCGACCGGGTCGGTCCGGCGCTGGAGGAGCTGCTGGTCGAACCGGCCGGCGCCAAGGGGGTCTCGCACTTTCTGCGGGACGAGGGCGAGCGGTGGCAGATGCGCGAGTACCTGGTCCACCGTTCGATCTACCACCTCAAGGAGGCCGACCCGCACGCCTGGCTCATCCCCCGGCTGCGCGGCCAGGCCAAGGCGTCCCTGGTGGCGGTGGAGTTCGACGAGTACGGCGGCGGGCACGGCGCGCGGATGCACTCGCGGCTGTACGCCGACCTGATGGAGGAGATGGGCCTGGACACCGGCTACCTGCGCTACCTGGACGCGGTGCCGGCGGTGACGCTGGCGACGGTCACGATGATGTCGCTGTTCGGGCTGCACCGGTCGCTGCGCGGCGCGATGGCGGGGCATTTCGCGGCGGCGGAGATCACCACCGCGCCCAGCGCCCGGCGGATGGCGCAGGCGCTGGAGCGGCTGGGGGTGGGTGCGCGCGGGGTGCGTTTCTTCACCGAGCATGTGGAGGCGGACGCGGTGCACGAGCAGGTGCTGCGCCACGACGTGCTGGGCGACCTGCTGCGCACCGAGCCGGACCTGGCCGCCGACGTGGTGCTGGGCGTGCAGGCGACCACGCTGCTGGAGCGGCGCCTGGGCGAGCACCTGCTGGACCGCTGGCGGGCGGGCCGCAGCTCGCTGCTGCACCCGCTGCCGCCCGGGTGA
- a CDS encoding CDGSH iron-sulfur domain-containing protein, which produces MRTAPTSPSGPERRRVIVEPGGPVLVEGPVEIVMADGATVVCDRFMVALCTCRRSRTMPLCDTSHRRTRRAG; this is translated from the coding sequence GTGCGGACCGCACCGACGTCCCCCAGCGGCCCTGAGCGCCGCCGCGTCATCGTCGAACCGGGCGGCCCGGTGCTGGTGGAGGGCCCGGTGGAGATCGTCATGGCCGACGGCGCCACGGTGGTGTGCGACCGCTTCATGGTGGCGCTGTGCACCTGCCGCCGCAGCCGCACCATGCCGCTGTGCGACACCAGCCACCGCCGCACCCGCCGCGCGGGCTGA
- a CDS encoding winged helix DNA-binding domain-containing protein translates to MPADRVLGLRELNRATLARQFLLDRTTLPVPEVIEHLAGLQAQTPHTWYTGLWSRVEGFKPEQAAELLTGRRAVRIALMRSTLHLVTARDCRWLRPLVQPVIERATEGMYGRDLEGVDRGELAAVGRALVEEQPLTPAVLGARLAEHGRAAGWGERHPHALAQMVRALVPLVQVPPRGLWGRSGPGAHTSAEAWLGEPMDAEASVEDLVLRYLAAFGPATVKDVQTWSGLTRLRQVLERLRPRLVIFRTADGRELFDLPEAPRPDPQTPAPVRFMYDFDNLFLSHADRSRVITPAYRRHTLPRNLMPSLLLVDGFTEGTWKIVRNRGAATLLIKPFRPLTRAERAETAEEGIRLLEFAEAEADRHDVRFIPHDAPEEPWRAGAR, encoded by the coding sequence ATGCCGGCCGACCGGGTGCTCGGGCTGCGCGAGCTCAACCGCGCCACCTTGGCCCGCCAGTTCCTGCTGGACCGTACGACCCTGCCGGTGCCCGAGGTGATCGAGCACCTGGCCGGGCTGCAGGCGCAGACCCCGCACACCTGGTATACCGGCCTGTGGAGCAGGGTGGAGGGCTTCAAGCCCGAACAGGCCGCCGAACTGCTCACCGGCCGCCGGGCCGTCCGGATCGCGCTGATGCGCTCCACCCTCCACCTGGTCACCGCACGGGACTGCCGGTGGCTGCGCCCCCTGGTGCAGCCGGTGATCGAACGCGCCACCGAGGGCATGTACGGCCGGGACCTGGAGGGGGTGGACCGCGGCGAGCTCGCCGCCGTGGGCCGGGCGCTGGTGGAGGAACAGCCCCTCACCCCGGCCGTGCTCGGCGCCCGGCTGGCCGAACACGGCCGGGCGGCCGGGTGGGGTGAGCGCCACCCCCACGCCCTGGCCCAGATGGTCCGCGCCCTGGTGCCACTGGTGCAGGTCCCGCCGCGCGGCCTGTGGGGCAGGAGCGGACCGGGCGCCCACACCAGCGCCGAAGCGTGGCTGGGCGAGCCGATGGACGCGGAGGCCTCCGTCGAGGACCTGGTGCTGCGCTACCTGGCGGCCTTCGGGCCCGCCACCGTCAAGGACGTCCAGACCTGGTCGGGACTGACCCGGCTGCGGCAGGTCCTGGAGCGGCTGCGGCCCCGCCTGGTGATCTTCCGCACCGCCGACGGCCGGGAGCTGTTCGACCTGCCCGAGGCTCCCCGGCCGGATCCGCAGACCCCGGCGCCGGTCCGCTTCATGTACGACTTCGACAACCTGTTCCTGTCGCACGCCGACCGCAGCCGCGTGATCACCCCCGCCTACCGGCGGCACACCCTTCCCCGCAACCTCATGCCGTCCCTGCTGCTGGTGGACGGGTTCACCGAAGGCACCTGGAAGATCGTCCGCAACCGGGGCGCGGCCACCCTGCTGATCAAGCCGTTCCGCCCGCTCACCCGCGCCGAGCGGGCCGAGACGGCCGAGGAGGGCATCCGGCTGCTGGAGTTCGCCGAGGCCGAGGCCGACCGCCACGACGTGCGGTTCATCCCGCACGACGCGCCGGAGGAACCCTGGCGTGCGGGCGCGCGGTGA
- a CDS encoding lyase family protein yields the protein MTDGLLSPVRAGSGAEAATGDEAWLRALLDAEIALARAQARLGLIPADAPAAVARAAGRITDAGRLAVQARRSGNPVVPIAAELRAATPHAHHGATSQDIADTAAMLVASRTRALILRDLDRTCAALAGLAERHRDTPMAGRTLGRPALPVTFGLKAAGWLLGCLQARRRLAQVRLPVQLGGAAGTMSGYGERAVELLPLYAAETGLDEPVLPWHTVRTPVVELGAALAQTAGALGKFATDVMLLSQEEVGEVAEPAAPGRGGSSAMPHKRNPVLSTLIRSAALQVPAQVAVLLTAQGGAAHERPAGEWHAEWQPLRECLRLTGGAAETAAELAAGLQVFPDRMRQALDRLVQTLRAHGSGTGLGSAQALVDRALAHYRTSGA from the coding sequence ATGACTGACGGGCTGCTGTCGCCGGTCCGGGCGGGCAGCGGGGCCGAGGCGGCCACCGGGGATGAGGCCTGGCTGCGGGCGCTGCTGGACGCCGAGATCGCCCTGGCCCGCGCCCAGGCCCGCCTGGGCCTGATCCCCGCCGACGCCCCCGCGGCCGTCGCCCGCGCCGCCGGGCGCATCACCGACGCCGGCCGGCTGGCGGTGCAGGCCCGCCGGTCCGGCAACCCGGTGGTGCCGATCGCCGCCGAGCTGCGCGCGGCCACCCCCCACGCCCACCACGGGGCCACCAGCCAGGACATCGCCGACACCGCCGCGATGCTGGTGGCCTCCCGCACCCGCGCGCTCATCCTGCGGGACCTGGACCGCACCTGCGCGGCGCTGGCCGGGCTGGCCGAACGCCACCGCGACACCCCCATGGCCGGACGCACCCTGGGCCGGCCGGCGCTGCCGGTCACCTTCGGGCTCAAGGCCGCCGGCTGGCTGCTGGGCTGCCTGCAGGCGCGGCGCCGCCTGGCACAGGTGCGCCTGCCGGTGCAGCTCGGCGGCGCCGCCGGGACGATGTCCGGCTATGGGGAGCGCGCCGTGGAGCTGCTGCCGCTGTATGCCGCCGAGACCGGCCTGGACGAACCCGTGCTGCCCTGGCACACCGTCCGCACCCCGGTGGTGGAGCTGGGCGCGGCGCTGGCGCAGACCGCCGGGGCGCTCGGCAAGTTCGCCACCGATGTGATGCTGCTGTCCCAGGAGGAGGTGGGAGAGGTCGCCGAGCCCGCCGCCCCCGGCCGGGGCGGCTCGTCGGCCATGCCGCACAAGCGCAACCCCGTGCTGTCCACGCTGATCCGCTCGGCCGCCCTGCAGGTGCCCGCCCAGGTCGCGGTGCTGCTGACCGCGCAGGGCGGCGCCGCCCACGAACGGCCCGCCGGGGAGTGGCACGCCGAGTGGCAGCCGCTGCGCGAATGCCTGCGGCTGACCGGCGGGGCCGCCGAGACGGCCGCCGAGCTGGCCGCCGGCCTGCAGGTCTTTCCCGACCGGATGCGGCAGGCCCTGGACCGGCTGGTGCAGACCCTGCGCGCACACGGCTCGGGCACCGGCCTCGGCTCCGCCCAGGCCCTGGTGGACCGGGCACTGGCGCACTACCGGACGTCCGGGGCATAG
- a CDS encoding IclR family transcriptional regulator — protein MAGKVMAILEAFADVPGGPGGGGLTLTEICRRTGLPLATGHRLVGELTAGGFLERGSDGAYRIGIRLWRIAAQTPAAAALRELALPYLEDLYEVTRENVQLAVLREGRALYLERLRGPRSVPILTRVGAELPLHATGVGKVLLAFAAEPVQREVIEAGLTACTPYTITDPDRLRRELAEVRRQGYAVTREEMTLGSCSVAAPVRDGRQRVIAAISLVARSGTADPRRLAPTVLTAARALSRDVAASWVALPE, from the coding sequence GTGGCCGGCAAGGTCATGGCGATCCTGGAGGCGTTCGCCGACGTCCCCGGCGGCCCCGGGGGCGGCGGGCTCACCCTGACCGAGATCTGCCGCCGCACCGGGCTGCCGCTGGCCACCGGGCACCGGCTGGTCGGCGAGCTGACCGCCGGCGGTTTCCTGGAACGCGGCTCCGACGGCGCCTACCGGATCGGGATCCGGCTGTGGCGCATCGCCGCCCAGACCCCGGCCGCCGCCGCCCTGCGCGAGCTGGCCCTGCCCTACCTGGAGGACCTGTATGAGGTCACCCGGGAGAACGTCCAGCTCGCCGTGCTGCGCGAGGGCCGGGCGCTGTATTTGGAGCGGCTGCGCGGGCCGCGCTCGGTGCCGATCCTCACCCGCGTGGGCGCCGAGCTGCCGCTGCACGCCACCGGGGTCGGCAAGGTGCTGCTGGCCTTCGCCGCCGAGCCGGTGCAGCGGGAGGTCATCGAGGCCGGGCTGACCGCCTGCACCCCCTACACCATCACCGACCCCGACCGGCTGCGCAGGGAGCTGGCCGAGGTGCGCCGCCAGGGCTATGCGGTGACCCGCGAGGAGATGACGCTGGGCTCCTGCTCGGTGGCCGCGCCGGTCCGCGACGGGCGGCAGCGGGTGATCGCGGCGATCTCGCTGGTGGCCCGCAGCGGCACCGCCGACCCGCGCCGCCTGGCGCCCACCGTGCTGACCGCGGCCCGCGCCCTGTCCCGCGACGTGGCCGCCTCCTGGGTCGCGCTGCCCGAGTGA
- a CDS encoding HemK2/MTQ2 family protein methyltransferase: MFIVRPPGVYRPQGDTALLTEALRQAPIRPGARVLDLCTGTGVVAMAAARAGARQVVATDVSVRAVLAARLNARLRGLPIRVLRGDLVEPVAGKHFDVITANPPYVPCRGGPPARHGRSRTWYGGPHGRLWLDRLCAAAPPLLAPGGVLLVVHSALCGVQATVEALRAHGLKAAVTARRREPFGPVLRSRAAELEAAGLIRPGQRHEELVVIRADRTDVPQRP, encoded by the coding sequence GTGTTCATCGTCAGACCGCCGGGCGTCTACCGGCCGCAGGGCGACACCGCCCTGCTGACCGAGGCGCTGCGCCAGGCCCCCATCCGCCCGGGAGCGCGGGTGCTGGACCTGTGCACCGGGACCGGCGTGGTGGCGATGGCCGCCGCGCGGGCGGGCGCCCGGCAAGTGGTGGCCACCGACGTGTCGGTCCGCGCGGTGCTGGCCGCCCGGCTCAACGCCCGGCTGCGCGGCCTGCCGATCCGGGTGTTACGGGGCGACCTGGTCGAGCCGGTCGCCGGCAAGCACTTCGACGTCATCACCGCCAACCCGCCGTATGTGCCCTGCCGCGGCGGCCCGCCCGCCCGGCACGGACGCTCCCGCACCTGGTACGGCGGGCCGCACGGCCGGCTGTGGCTGGACCGGCTGTGCGCGGCGGCCCCGCCGCTGCTGGCGCCCGGCGGCGTGCTGCTGGTGGTGCACTCGGCCCTGTGCGGGGTGCAGGCGACCGTGGAGGCGCTGCGCGCCCACGGGCTCAAGGCGGCGGTGACCGCCCGGCGCCGCGAGCCGTTCGGCCCGGTGCTGCGCAGCCGCGCGGCCGAACTGGAGGCCGCCGGGCTGATCCGGCCCGGCCAGCGTCATGAGGAACTGGTGGTGATCCGTGCGGACCGCACCGACGTCCCCCAGCGGCCCTGA